ACCGCAATTTTGGGTTTGTTGATAAGCTTGCCTGCCATCGAACTGGTTTTTTACAGGACATTGATAGCTTCCATAGGAGTAGCATTACTTTTTACGGTAAAAAAGGGAAGCCTGGTATTACCTCCAATTGATATTTTAAAAGTCACTGCCACAGGTGGGATCATTGCACTTCACTGGATTCTGTTTTTTTGGTCTGCTAGAGTTTCTACAGCCTCGGTTTGTTTGGCGGGGATGGCTACAACATCCTTATGGACGGCCTTTGTTGAACCAATTTTTAACAGGTCTAAAATTAAATGGTATGAGGTAGCTTTGGGATTATTGGTAATTTCTGGCTTACTGGTGATTTTTAGCTTCGAGACAGGATATTGGCTTGGATTGCTAATGGCATTAGGCTCAGCCATGTTAGCAGCCATATTCTCAGTCATCAATGGGAAGCTGACCAAAAAACACGGGCCTTACCAAATTACCTTTTATGAAATGACGGGAGCTTGTCTCGCATCAGCATTATTCCTTCCGATTTATTCAGTATTGATAGCTGAGGATGGGTTGAAGATGAATTGGGAAGGCTATGATTGGTTTTGGCTATTTATTTTGGGAGGTGTTTGCACAGTTTATGCATTCTCTGTTTCGGTAGATCTGATGAAGCGGCTAACCGTTTTCTCTATCAACCTGACAATTAATCTTGAACCCGTTTATGGGATTGTGTTGGCGGTTTTGATTTTCGGAGAAAGTGAAAAAATGACGCCTCAGTTTTATTTAGGCACAGCTATCATTCTGGTGTCAGTGCTATCGTACCCAGTGATCAATTATTTTAATCGCAGAAGAAAACCTGTGCGGCCGCTTGGTTGAAATTTTATAGTGTTGTGATGTCTTGTAAGGTGGTTAGAGCTATTTTCAATTCATCACTGGAAATCTCGCCTACTTTTTCGATCAACCTTTTTTTGGATATCGATCGAATATGAAAAACCAAGAGTTCAGACTCCAGTTTCAGCCCGTTTTTGGTAGATGGTTTCAAAATTGGATTTCCTTGATAGTTTTTGATTTTGGTAGTCAAAGGAGCAGTGATAACCACTTGGAGAAATTTATTCATCAAGTTTCCACTTAAGATGACTACCGGTCTTCTTCCAGCTTGTTCCGATCCTACCGATGGATTCAGATCAGACATCCAGATCTCACCCTGCTTCATCTTCGATTTGCTTAAGATATGAGTCCATGCCTTCTTCTGCTACCAAAAGTATGTCTTCATCCTGTGCTGCTTGCTTATAGGATTTGATGTATTCAGCTCTTTTCAGATGTTCTAGATAAAGGTCAAGCGCATTCTCCATCAATTTATTTTTGGGAAGAGAAAGCTTCTTCGCATAATCAGCTAGCCTCTGAAGGAGCTCGTCGGGAAGTGTACTAGTGAATGTCGCCATTGTATTTCATATTTATGATTTACAAATATAAAATACAAATTCGTTTTAAAAATACAATTAACCTATTTATTTCTAGTGACTTAAAGCCTTGCAATAAATTGGAAATAGGAGGAATTCCATTTTATCTTCTCCGGCTTTTGCTCAAAAAGTCCAAAAACAGTGGAACCTGAGCCGGACATGGAGGCATAAAAAGCTCCCATTTGATAAAGCTGATTTTTGACTTCAGCAATCTCAGGATGATTCTCAAAAATACTCGGTTCAAAATCGTTTTTCAATTCTGCTTTCCATCTGGAAGTATCCTTCAAAACCTCTTTCAAAGCAATCTCCGATTTTTTAGGCTTGATACCTGCATAGGCTTCTTTGGTGCCAATATGAATTCCAGGATTAATGAGTAAAAGGTACTTTCCTTCAAGATTGATAGCTATGTCTTCTAGGATTTCACCTCTTCCTGTTGCGATTTTAGGTTTGTTTTCAATAAAGAATGGACAATCACTCCCCAATTTCAGAGCGTACTCTTCTAAAAAGAAATCGTCTAGAATCAGATCAAATAGATTGTTCATAGTATTCAAAGCAAAAGCAGCGTCTGCTGATCCTCCACCCAATCCTGCACCCATTGGAATGTTTTTATGCAAATGAATTTGAACTTGAGGAAGGTTTGGGAAATCTTTCTTTAAAAGTTGATATGCTTTATTGATCAGGTTATCCTTTTGATCTCCGGGGATCGGTAGCCCAGTGCTTTGAAAGATGGACTTTTTAGGATGTGTGATAATTTCCAATGCATCAAACAAAGGGATGGGGTAAAAGCAGCTCTCTATATTATGGAAGCCGTCACTTCTCTTAGAAGTAATCTGTAATCCTAGGTTGATTTTAGCGTTTGGAAAGCAAATCATGTAGTATGAGGGTTTATCCAAAAATAGTGCATAATGATAAAAGCAGACAAAGGTTTTATTTTAAAAATCTGTCGAATTAGGCCTTTTATTAAAAAAATGAGAGGTTTTAATTGAATTCATTTGATAAGAGTTAATTTTTTTTGAATTTTTCACGAAATATTGAAATCAGTACAAAATTTCGAAAATTGAAAAAATGACAAATCTATTTCCTTAAAAACGGGGTGATAGAGGTGTTTAGCCATATTAAAGTTTAAAAAATTTAATTTTACCTATAGAAAATTTCTAGCTATAGGCTTGATGGTAAAATTAAATATTGTAAGTCTGAAAATTCGGTTTTAAGTTTGTCATGTAGTTCATATCGAATACACAAAAAAACGACATAAAAATGTATCAAGTAGTCATTTTGCTAAGCTTAATTATTCTCATTGGATGTTAAAGGTGAGGCACTAGACTATTTATAAAAAACTATACAAATCTTAAGTGCCTCACTAAACCTGAGGCACTTTTTTTTACACTCTATTATGACCCTGAAAAAACACAGTTGGGAAATCAGCGACAATTCGGAGCATCCGGCTGGGATGGCTATGTTGTATGCCACCGGAATGAGCGATAAAAAGATGAAACAGCCATTTGTAGGGATAGCGAGTTGCGGCTATGAAAGTAATCCCTGCAATATGCATTTGAACGACTTTGCCGGTCTGATCAAAGCTTCTTCACAAGAGCAAGATCTGACCGGTTTAGTTTTTAATACCATTGGTATTTCTGACGGAACCACGATGGGAACCTTGGGGATGCGTTATTCACTGGTTTCTAGGGAGATAATTGCTGATTCTATAGAGTCTTTTATCATAGGGCATTCATTTGATGCTTGTATTTCTGTTGCAGGATGTGACAAGAATATGCCTGGTGCATTGATGGGGATGATCCGTACTAACAGACCTTCTATTTTGGTGTATGGAGGAACGATAGCCTCTGGACATTATAAGGGAGAAAAGCTAAATATCGTTTCGGCATTTGAAGCCTTTGGAAAGCGAGTGAATGGAAACATTTCTGATGAAGATTATGATGGTGTCATCAGAAACGCATGTCCAGGAAAAGGAGCTTGTGGAGGTATGTATACTGCCAATACCATGTCTTCAGCAATTGAAGCGATGGGAATGTCATTGCCTTACTCCTCTTCTTATCCGGCAAACTCTCCAGAAAAATTGAGGGAGTGTGGAGAAGTGAATAAATATATGAGAATCCTTTTAGAAAAGGATTTGAAACCTAGTGATATCATCACTAGAAAAAGTATTGAAAATGCAGTAACCGTAGCAATTGCCTTAGGTGGTAGTACCAATGCGGTAATGCATATCATTGCGATCGCCCGAACTGCCGGTGTAGATTTTACCATTGAGGATTTTAAAGCAATCAATGCAAAAACTCCAATGATTGGTGATTTCAAACCTTCTGGAAAATTCATGATGGAAGACCTTCACGAACAAGGTGGACTTCCTGCCTTTATGAAGTATATGTTGCAGAATGGGTTCATTCATGGAGATTGCTTAACTGTGACTGGAAAGACGGTTGCAGAAAACCTTGAGAATATTGAACCTGTGACTCCATCGATGGTGAATGTTATTCATCCTTTGGAAACGCCGATAAAAGCAACGGGTCATTTATGTGTGCTTTCAGGAAATCTTGCTCCAGAAGGAGCGGTTGCCAAAATTACAGGTAAAGAAGGAAGTTCTTTTACAGGACCTGCACATGTTTTTGACTCAGAGCAGGATGCCAATGATGCTATCAGAGATCATAAAATTGAGAAGGGTGAAGTTATTGTCATTCGAAATATCGGACCCAAAGGTGGTCCAGGAATGCCTGAAATGTTGAAGCCTACTTCTATGATTATAGGAGCTGGTTTAGGATCAGACGTTGCCTTAATTACTGATGGAAGATTTTCCGGAGGAACACACGGATTTGTGGTAGGGCACGTTACACCAGAAGCGTTTAGCGGAGGACCTATCGGATTGGTCAGAAATGGAGATATCATCACGATAGATGCTGATAACTTACAGCTGAGCGTTGCGATTTCTGAAGAGGAGTTTGAAGAAAGAAAGAAAACTTGGAAACGAAAAGAAATTTCTGATTTGCAAGGGACTTTGAAAAAATACAATAAACTTGTTGCCACTGCATCTGAAGGTTGCGTGACAGATAAATTCTAAGCCTATGAAAGACTTGATGATCCGAGGAGCCGATATCGTAGTCAGAACACTCATAGAGGAGAATGCCGAAATTATTTTCGGATATCCCGGAGGGGCAATTATGCCAGTGTATGATGCACTATATGATTACCATGATCAAATCAAACACGTCTTAACACGCCATGAGCAAGGAGCAATTCATGCTGCTCAGGGCTATGCGAGAGTATCTGGAAAAGTCGGGGTCTGCCTAGCTACTTCCGGTCCTGGAGCAACTAACCTGATTACTGGTCTAGCAGATGCATTGATTGATAGTACTCCTTTGGTTTGCGTCACTGGACAGGTAGCTTCTCATTTATTGGGGACTGACGCCTTTCAGGAAACTGATGTAGTGGGAATGTCTATGCCATGTACCAAGTGGAATATCCAGGTGAGGTCTGTAGATGAGATTGCTCCTGCATTGGCAAAAGCGTTTTTTATTGCAAGGTCAGGAAGACCAGGGCCAGTACTTGTTGATATTACCAAGGATGCACAAACAGATTTTGGTGAATTTAACTATGTGCCTTGTTTAGGATTCAGATCCTATAAGACGAAAATCGAGATTAATAAATCAGATATTCAAAAAGCTGCCGAGATGATTGACGCAGCAGAAAGGCCTTATATTTTATTTGGTCAGGGAGTAGTTTTGGGGAAAGCAGAAGCTGAATTCAAAGCATTCCTGGATAAGACTGGGATACCAGCTGCTTCCACTTTATTAGGTTCAGGAGCTTTATCTCAGGATCACCCAAATTATGTTGGGAAACTGGGTATGCATGGCAATTATGCTCCCAATGTATTGACAAATCACTGTGATGTTTTGATAGCTATTGGGATGCGATTTGATGACCGGGTGACTGGTGATGTCAAGCGATATGCCAAGCAGGCTAAGATCATCCATTTGGAATTGGATGCTGCAGAAATCAATAAAACTATTCGATGCCATCACTCTGTATTGGGAGATTGTAAGGATAGCTTGTCATTATTGACTGAGGCAGTGACTAAAAAGGGTCATGATGAATGGATGGAGCGTTTCAGAGAATTGGAAAGAGAAGAAAATGAAGCGGTTGTCCAGCATGATATCACTCCTACGAAGGTAGGGTTGACCATGGGTGAAGTCATTCATAATGTCAATCAATACAAAGCAGATGATGCGATATTGGTAACAGACGTAGGACAGCACCAGATGATCGCCTGGAGATATTTCAATTACAAAAAGTCTAGAACTCAAGTGACTTCTGGTGGATTAGGAACGATGGGATTTGCTTTGCCAGCAGCCTTAGGCGCACAGTTATTTGATTACTCTAGACAAGTGATCTGTGTGGTAGGAGATGGAGGAATTCAGATGACGATCCAAGAACTTGGAACGATCATGCAAACCAAAGCTCCGGTTAAAATCATTTTGCTGAATAATAATTACCTAGGGATGGTAAGACAATGGCAGCAGATGTTCTTTGATAAGCGATATTCCTTTACCGAATTGGATAATCCTGAGTTTGTCAAGATTGCCCAGGCTTATGGTATCAAATCACAACGTGTTGATGATAGAACGGATCTTAACGAGGCGATAGAAGATATGCTGATTCATGATGGCCCCTATTTCTTGGAGGTAGTCGTGGAAAAAGAAGATAATGTATTCCCAATGATAGCAACGGGATGTTCTGTAGAAGAGGTTAGACTTAGTTAATTAAGGCCAATGAAACGTTACACAATTTTTGTGATTACCGAAAATTTCATCGGTATTCTCAATCGCATCACAATTATCTTCACCAGAAGAGGGATCAATATCGATGCGTTAACTGCCTCTGAAAGCAGAATTGATGGAGTCCATAGAATTACTATTGAGGTTACCGCAAATGAAGACACGGTAATTCAACTGGTGAATCAGATTGAAAAAGTAATCGATGTAATCAAAGCATTTTATCATGAAGATGAAGGAGTTGTTTATCAGGAGATAGCACTCTATAAAATTCCAGTTTCCAGATTGGATGGAGGATTGGAGAAGATCATTCGTCAGCATAATGCCAAGATTATTGCAGCGGAACCAGATTTTGTAGTCTTAGAGCTTTCGGGACATAAGGAACAAACTCAGGAACTTCTGGAAATATTAAAAGGCTATGGCCTATTGGAATTTGCTCGCTCAGGAAGAGTGGCTGTTGCCAAAAGGATGCATACCATTGATAGTTACGTCAAATAAAAAAAATCAAATCATAAACCTATGTTATCGAGATGGCGAAGAGAATCCTGTGATTTTCCAAGCTGTGGAGATTTCATGAGAAATTAAACAAATAATAAACTCATGGAATGGATCATTCGGAATTTGTAGTCCGAGTAGTTCATTTAAATTCAAATTACTAAGCACATGAAATTAAAATTCGGATCAGTAGAAGAAAATGTAGTTACCAGAGAAGAGTTTCCTTTGGAAAAAGCTAGAGAAGTCCTGAAGGATGAAGTAATCGCAGTACTAGGTTACGGTGTACAGGGCCCAGGTCAGGCATTAAACTTAAAGGATAACGGCTTCAATGTAATTGTAGGTCAAAGAAAAGGTTCTAAAACTTGGGACAAGGCTGTTGCTGATGGATGGGTGCCAGGTGAGACTTTGTTTGAATTAGAAGAAGCCTGTGAAAAAGGCACCATTCTACAATACCTTCTTTCCGATGCGGGTCAGATTGCCCTTTGGCCAACAGTAAAGAAACACTTAACACCAGGAAAAGCATTGTATTTCTCTCATGGCTTTGGTGTGACATATAAAGACAAGACAGGTATTATTCCTCCTGCTGATGTAGATGTAATTTTGGTTGCTCCTAAAGGTTCGGGAACATCTTTGAGAAGAATGTTTGTTGAAGGAAGAGGGCTTAATTCTTCTTACGCTATTTATCAGGATGCTACTGGGAATGCAAAAGATCGAGTGGTAGCTCTAGGTATTGGTGTAGGATCAGGATATTTGTTTGAAACAGATTTCTATAGAGAAGTAACTTCAGATTTGACTGGAGAAAGAGGAACTTTGATGGGAGCTATCCAAGGTATTTTTGCTGCACAATATGAAGTATTGAGAGCAAATGGTCATACTCCTTCTGAAGCGTTCAATGAAACAGTAGAAGAATTGACTCAATCCTTGATGCCATTAGTAGCTGAGAACGGAATGGACTGGATGTATGCCAACTGTTCTACCACTGCACAAAGAGGAGCATTGGACTGGTGGAAGCCTTTTAGAGATGCTACAAAGCCAGTATTTGAAGATTTGTATAATAGTGTGAAAACTGGTCAAGAAGCACAAAAATCAATCGACTCAAATTCTAAAGAGGATTACAGAGTTAAATTGGAAGCTGAATTGAAAGAATTGAGAGATTCTGAAATGTGGCAAGCAGGTGCTGTCGTCAGACAATTGAGACCAGAGAACAATTAAACCTAAAACCCGATTATAATGAGTGAAAAGCTATGGATATTTGACACAACCCTAAGAGATGGGGAGCAAGTTCCTGGATGTCAGTTAAACACCCAGGAAAAGATTGTGGTAGCGAAAGCTTTGGAAGAACTGGGAGTAGATATCATCGAAGCCGGCTTTCCAATTTCCAGTCCAGGAGATTTTAATTCTGTGGTGGAAATTTCAAAGGCAGTTTCAAATCCCATCATTTGTGCCCTCTCGAGAGCCGTTGAGAAAGATATCGAAGTAGCAGCGCAAGCACTCAAGTTTGCCAAAAAAGGACGAATCCATACCGGAATCGGCGTATCACCTTATCATATTCAATACAAACTAAGGTCAACTCCTGATGATATTATCAGGCGTGGAGTCGCTGCTGTCAAGTACGCAAAAAGGTTTGTAGAAGATGTGGAATTTTACGCAGAAGATGCCGGTAGGTCTGAACCTGATTTCCTTTGTAAAATTATAGAGGAGGTTATTAAGGCTGGGGCCACTGTGGTTAATATTCCTGATACTACTGGCTATTGTTTGCCAGAACAGTATGGTGGGATCGTTGCCAACTTAAAGAATAATGTGCCTAACATTGATAAGGCTATTATTTCTACCCATTGCCATAATGACTTAGGGATGGCTACTGCCAATACCGTTGCGGGTGTTCAGCAAGGAGCTCGTCAAGTAGAAGTTACAATCAACGGAATCGGTGAGAGAGCTGGAAATACTTCTATGGAAGAAGTGGTGATGGCGATTAAATGTCATCAATCTATTCCTGTTCATACGGATATCCAAACTCCAAGAATCTACAAAACAAGTCGATTAGTCTCTAAGTTGATGAATATGCCCGTACAGCCTAATAAGGCGATTGTGGGAAGAAATGCTTTTGCTCACAGTTCTGGAATTCACCAGGATGGAGTGTTAAAGCATAGAGAGAACTATGAAATCATTGATCCAAAAGAAGTTGGAGTAGAAGAGTCTTCTATTGTACTGACTGCTAGATCCGGAAGAGCTGCCTTGAAGCATCATTTGGATGCCTTAGGAGTAGAATTGGAAGGAGATGCTTTGAGAGAAGTTTACGAAGCATTTTTGATTTTGGCAGATAGCAAAAGAGATATCGGAAGAAAAGATTTGATGGGCTTGGTAGGTAAGTATATGGATGAGTCCAACTTTATAGAATTGGGCGAAGTTTCTTACTCTTCCAATGGTGAGATTCAAGCAAAGGTTTCTTTGACAATTGGTGAGGAAGCTCATCAGGCTGTTTCCAGTGGGAATGGACCTGTTGATGCAGTTCTGAAAGCGATTGAAAAAATAGTGAAACCTCAAGTGGATCTAGAAGAATTCCTTATTCAGGCCATCACCCACGGAAGTGATGATGTCGCAAAAGTTCACATGCGACTAATCATGGGAGAAAAGCCTTACTATGGATTTTCGTCCAATACAGATATTGTCCTTGCCTCCGCTCAGGCATTCGTTGATGCGCTAAACAAAATACCAGTCAAAGAATATACGACTGCATAAAATCATGGAAAAGACAACATTATTTGATAAAATATGGGATGCGCACGTAGTGCGGTCTGTACCTTCTGGTCCTGATGTGTTCTTTATAGATAAGCATTTTATCCATGAAGTGACATCACCAGTTGCATTCCTTAACCTTGAAAAAAGAGGTGTTTCTGTAAAATACCCTCATCGAACTGTCGCTACACCGGATCATAATGTTCCTACTGTAGACCAGGATCAAACGATCAAGGATAAACTTTCGCGTATGCAAGTTGAAAGGCTTCGCGAAAACTGTAATAAATACGGGATTGAACTGCATGACCTTGGGTCTGCTCATCATGGGATTGTTCACGTGATTGGTCCCGAGCTAGGGATTACCCAACCAGGAATGACTATTGTTTGTGGAGATAGCCATACCTCTACCCACGGTGCTTTCGGAGCTATTGCTTTTGGAATTGGTACCTCAGAAGTGGAAATGGTATTGGCCACTCAGTGTATCATGCAATCCAAGCCAAAGAAAATGCGAATCACTGTAAATGGTGATTTGAGCAGTGGTGTGACTTCAAAAGATATTATTCTCTATATCATCGCAAAAATTTCTGCAGCTGGAGCTACAGGCTATTTTGTGGAATATGCAGGATCTGCTATCCAAAGTCTTTCTATGGAAGCAAGAATGACCATCTGTAATATGTCCATCGAGATGGGCGCTAGAGGTGGTTTGATTGCTCCGGATGAGACAACCTTTAATTATTTAAAAGGAAAACAATATTCTCCTGTAGGTGAAGAATGGGATAAAGTTGTGGAGGAATGGTCACAGCTTAAAACTGATGACGGAGCTGTCTTTGACAAGGAATATGAATTTGATGCAGCCGACATCGAGCCGATGATTACTTATGGAACCAACCCAGGAATGGGAATCAAAGTAAAAGGTAACATCCCTTCTACGGATGGAATGGAAGGAAGTAATAAATCATCTTATTTGAAATCATTGGACTACATGGGCTTTGCTCCTGGAGAACCAGTTTCAGGTAAAAAAGTTGATTATGTCTTTGTGGGTTCTTGTACCAATGGACGAATCGAAGATATTAGATCAGTAGCTCAATTTGTGAAAGGTCATAAAAAAGCGGATAATATTACCGCTTGGATAGTACCAGGATCAAAAGAGGTGGAGAAAATGGCTCAAGAAGAAGGTCTTGTGAAAATCTTGGAAGATGCTGGGTTTGAATTGAGACAACCTGGTTGTTCTGCTTGCTTGGCAATGAATGACGATAAAATTCCCGCTGGGAAATACGCAGTATCAACTTCGAATAGAAACTTTGAAGGAAGACAGGGTCCGGGTGCCAGAACGATGCTAGCCTCACCATTGACAGTGGCAGCAGTGGCAGTAACCGGAGTGATCACCGATCCAAGAGAAGTGTTTCAAAATTAAAAATACGAAGTCAGAAATGGGGAGTCAGAGTTTGCACAGATCAAACCTTTCAACTTTCCATTTTTCCAACCTTTGAACTAATTAAAAAATGGCTTACGATAAATTCACCGTTTTGAAAAGTAGGGCAGTACCGCTTCCCTCCGAAAATGTAGATACAGACCAGATTATCCCAGCTCGTTTCCTGAAGGCTACTGAGCGTGAGGGGTTTGGTGACAACCTTTTCCGTGATTGGAGATACGATGTAGAGGGAAATCCTAAAAAGGATTTCGTACTGAATGATCCAACTTATACAGGAAAAATATTAGTTGCAGGAAAGAACTTTGGTTCTGGTTCCAGTAGGGAGCACGCTGTTTGGGCTATCTACGATTATGGATTCAGATGTGTAGTTTCCAGCTTCTTCGCAGATATTTTCAAAAACAACTGTCTTAATATCGGGGTATTGCCAGTGACAGTAACTCCAGAATTTGCAGATAAATTATTGAACGCAATCACTGAAGATCCTTCAACAGAAATCGAAGTGAGCATACCCGCTCAAACTATTACTTTACTTTCTACTGGAGAGTCTGAGTCATTTGACATCAATTCCTATAAAAAGGACAATATGCAAAATGGCTTTGATGATATCGATTACTTGCTAAGCATGGAATCTGAGATCGATCAGTTTGAAAAAACAAGATAAATTTTGATGAATAATCAGAGACGCATAGAAATAATGGATACAACCTTGAGGGATGGAGAACAGACCTC
Above is a window of Algoriphagus machipongonensis DNA encoding:
- the ilvN gene encoding acetolactate synthase small subunit, translating into MKRYTIFVITENFIGILNRITIIFTRRGINIDALTASESRIDGVHRITIEVTANEDTVIQLVNQIEKVIDVIKAFYHEDEGVVYQEIALYKIPVSRLDGGLEKIIRQHNAKIIAAEPDFVVLELSGHKEQTQELLEILKGYGLLEFARSGRVAVAKRMHTIDSYVK
- a CDS encoding type II toxin-antitoxin system PemK/MazF family toxin, encoding MKQGEIWMSDLNPSVGSEQAGRRPVVILSGNLMNKFLQVVITAPLTTKIKNYQGNPILKPSTKNGLKLESELLVFHIRSISKKRLIEKVGEISSDELKIALTTLQDITTL
- the ispE gene encoding 4-(cytidine 5'-diphospho)-2-C-methyl-D-erythritol kinase; protein product: MICFPNAKINLGLQITSKRSDGFHNIESCFYPIPLFDALEIITHPKKSIFQSTGLPIPGDQKDNLINKAYQLLKKDFPNLPQVQIHLHKNIPMGAGLGGGSADAAFALNTMNNLFDLILDDFFLEEYALKLGSDCPFFIENKPKIATGRGEILEDIAINLEGKYLLLINPGIHIGTKEAYAGIKPKKSEIALKEVLKDTSRWKAELKNDFEPSIFENHPEIAEVKNQLYQMGAFYASMSGSGSTVFGLFEQKPEKIKWNSSYFQFIARL
- the ilvC gene encoding ketol-acid reductoisomerase, which translates into the protein MKLKFGSVEENVVTREEFPLEKAREVLKDEVIAVLGYGVQGPGQALNLKDNGFNVIVGQRKGSKTWDKAVADGWVPGETLFELEEACEKGTILQYLLSDAGQIALWPTVKKHLTPGKALYFSHGFGVTYKDKTGIIPPADVDVILVAPKGSGTSLRRMFVEGRGLNSSYAIYQDATGNAKDRVVALGIGVGSGYLFETDFYREVTSDLTGERGTLMGAIQGIFAAQYEVLRANGHTPSEAFNETVEELTQSLMPLVAENGMDWMYANCSTTAQRGALDWWKPFRDATKPVFEDLYNSVKTGQEAQKSIDSNSKEDYRVKLEAELKELRDSEMWQAGAVVRQLRPENN
- a CDS encoding DMT family transporter, which produces MTGSFRDYLMLHFIVLIWGFTAILGLLISLPAIELVFYRTLIASIGVALLFTVKKGSLVLPPIDILKVTATGGIIALHWILFFWSARVSTASVCLAGMATTSLWTAFVEPIFNRSKIKWYEVALGLLVISGLLVIFSFETGYWLGLLMALGSAMLAAIFSVINGKLTKKHGPYQITFYEMTGACLASALFLPIYSVLIAEDGLKMNWEGYDWFWLFILGGVCTVYAFSVSVDLMKRLTVFSINLTINLEPVYGIVLAVLIFGESEKMTPQFYLGTAIILVSVLSYPVINYFNRRRKPVRPLG
- the leuD gene encoding 3-isopropylmalate dehydratase small subunit produces the protein MAYDKFTVLKSRAVPLPSENVDTDQIIPARFLKATEREGFGDNLFRDWRYDVEGNPKKDFVLNDPTYTGKILVAGKNFGSGSSREHAVWAIYDYGFRCVVSSFFADIFKNNCLNIGVLPVTVTPEFADKLLNAITEDPSTEIEVSIPAQTITLLSTGESESFDINSYKKDNMQNGFDDIDYLLSMESEIDQFEKTR
- the leuC gene encoding 3-isopropylmalate dehydratase large subunit, translating into MEKTTLFDKIWDAHVVRSVPSGPDVFFIDKHFIHEVTSPVAFLNLEKRGVSVKYPHRTVATPDHNVPTVDQDQTIKDKLSRMQVERLRENCNKYGIELHDLGSAHHGIVHVIGPELGITQPGMTIVCGDSHTSTHGAFGAIAFGIGTSEVEMVLATQCIMQSKPKKMRITVNGDLSSGVTSKDIILYIIAKISAAGATGYFVEYAGSAIQSLSMEARMTICNMSIEMGARGGLIAPDETTFNYLKGKQYSPVGEEWDKVVEEWSQLKTDDGAVFDKEYEFDAADIEPMITYGTNPGMGIKVKGNIPSTDGMEGSNKSSYLKSLDYMGFAPGEPVSGKKVDYVFVGSCTNGRIEDIRSVAQFVKGHKKADNITAWIVPGSKEVEKMAQEEGLVKILEDAGFELRQPGCSACLAMNDDKIPAGKYAVSTSNRNFEGRQGPGARTMLASPLTVAAVAVTGVITDPREVFQN
- the ilvD gene encoding dihydroxy-acid dehydratase gives rise to the protein MTLKKHSWEISDNSEHPAGMAMLYATGMSDKKMKQPFVGIASCGYESNPCNMHLNDFAGLIKASSQEQDLTGLVFNTIGISDGTTMGTLGMRYSLVSREIIADSIESFIIGHSFDACISVAGCDKNMPGALMGMIRTNRPSILVYGGTIASGHYKGEKLNIVSAFEAFGKRVNGNISDEDYDGVIRNACPGKGACGGMYTANTMSSAIEAMGMSLPYSSSYPANSPEKLRECGEVNKYMRILLEKDLKPSDIITRKSIENAVTVAIALGGSTNAVMHIIAIARTAGVDFTIEDFKAINAKTPMIGDFKPSGKFMMEDLHEQGGLPAFMKYMLQNGFIHGDCLTVTGKTVAENLENIEPVTPSMVNVIHPLETPIKATGHLCVLSGNLAPEGAVAKITGKEGSSFTGPAHVFDSEQDANDAIRDHKIEKGEVIVIRNIGPKGGPGMPEMLKPTSMIIGAGLGSDVALITDGRFSGGTHGFVVGHVTPEAFSGGPIGLVRNGDIITIDADNLQLSVAISEEEFEERKKTWKRKEISDLQGTLKKYNKLVATASEGCVTDKF
- a CDS encoding ribbon-helix-helix domain-containing protein; translation: MATFTSTLPDELLQRLADYAKKLSLPKNKLMENALDLYLEHLKRAEYIKSYKQAAQDEDILLVAEEGMDSYLKQIEDEAG
- the ilvB gene encoding biosynthetic-type acetolactate synthase large subunit; translation: MKDLMIRGADIVVRTLIEENAEIIFGYPGGAIMPVYDALYDYHDQIKHVLTRHEQGAIHAAQGYARVSGKVGVCLATSGPGATNLITGLADALIDSTPLVCVTGQVASHLLGTDAFQETDVVGMSMPCTKWNIQVRSVDEIAPALAKAFFIARSGRPGPVLVDITKDAQTDFGEFNYVPCLGFRSYKTKIEINKSDIQKAAEMIDAAERPYILFGQGVVLGKAEAEFKAFLDKTGIPAASTLLGSGALSQDHPNYVGKLGMHGNYAPNVLTNHCDVLIAIGMRFDDRVTGDVKRYAKQAKIIHLELDAAEINKTIRCHHSVLGDCKDSLSLLTEAVTKKGHDEWMERFRELEREENEAVVQHDITPTKVGLTMGEVIHNVNQYKADDAILVTDVGQHQMIAWRYFNYKKSRTQVTSGGLGTMGFALPAALGAQLFDYSRQVICVVGDGGIQMTIQELGTIMQTKAPVKIILLNNNYLGMVRQWQQMFFDKRYSFTELDNPEFVKIAQAYGIKSQRVDDRTDLNEAIEDMLIHDGPYFLEVVVEKEDNVFPMIATGCSVEEVRLS
- a CDS encoding 2-isopropylmalate synthase, with translation MSEKLWIFDTTLRDGEQVPGCQLNTQEKIVVAKALEELGVDIIEAGFPISSPGDFNSVVEISKAVSNPIICALSRAVEKDIEVAAQALKFAKKGRIHTGIGVSPYHIQYKLRSTPDDIIRRGVAAVKYAKRFVEDVEFYAEDAGRSEPDFLCKIIEEVIKAGATVVNIPDTTGYCLPEQYGGIVANLKNNVPNIDKAIISTHCHNDLGMATANTVAGVQQGARQVEVTINGIGERAGNTSMEEVVMAIKCHQSIPVHTDIQTPRIYKTSRLVSKLMNMPVQPNKAIVGRNAFAHSSGIHQDGVLKHRENYEIIDPKEVGVEESSIVLTARSGRAALKHHLDALGVELEGDALREVYEAFLILADSKRDIGRKDLMGLVGKYMDESNFIELGEVSYSSNGEIQAKVSLTIGEEAHQAVSSGNGPVDAVLKAIEKIVKPQVDLEEFLIQAITHGSDDVAKVHMRLIMGEKPYYGFSSNTDIVLASAQAFVDALNKIPVKEYTTA